A genomic stretch from Streptomyces sp. QL37 includes:
- a CDS encoding ABC transporter substrate-binding protein, translating to MERIRGGRIGDRSRPSRRTILRYGSALLPAIAAPAVLTGCGTDPAADAGNVLRVSQTGDPKTMDPQKQGDMVSMNALINMFDTLTARGRDNTLKPRLALSWKAVSPRVWRFRLRPGVTFHNGEVCDAAAVRFSIERLLDPATKSPIVELRYVEGVTVVDRLTVDLHTTVHDPILPDKVSLFGGVVVPPRYLARVGDEGFAAHPVGTGPFAFKSWRRDHELRMRAYEHHWESRPPVDELVFTPAPNASSALAALQSGGVDLVAGLTPDAAQQLDGYTGVSLDNHTGIRTSYLSLDTLTPGPLQDRRVRQALNHAIDVPLLIKAVLGGKATEVPAMIPRGAYGFDAAVKPFTRSVAGARALLAEAGHPDGISTALTASNADANVAEAVAGLLDRAGVRTRVELLDPGTYSQRLTSDNHGALGPMYLAASTVWTLDGESMIQSNVRSDRRQSRWHNEEADRLVDIEELSVDPEARQRAFSGLQRLIKAEAPFVPLYQVDNIYARNERPRWTPGFAGVLDMASAEVTR from the coding sequence ATGGAACGAATACGTGGAGGGCGGATCGGGGACCGCAGCCGCCCCTCCCGCCGCACGATCCTGCGGTACGGCAGTGCGCTGCTCCCCGCGATCGCCGCTCCGGCAGTGCTCACCGGCTGCGGCACCGACCCCGCGGCCGACGCCGGCAACGTCCTGCGGGTCTCCCAGACGGGCGATCCCAAGACCATGGACCCGCAGAAGCAGGGCGACATGGTCTCGATGAACGCCCTGATCAACATGTTCGACACACTCACGGCGCGGGGCCGCGACAACACCCTGAAGCCCCGCCTCGCCCTGTCCTGGAAGGCCGTGTCGCCCCGCGTCTGGCGCTTCCGGCTACGGCCCGGCGTCACCTTCCACAACGGAGAGGTCTGCGACGCCGCCGCCGTGAGGTTCAGCATCGAACGCCTCCTCGACCCGGCGACCAAGTCGCCCATCGTCGAGCTGCGTTACGTCGAGGGCGTCACCGTCGTCGACCGGCTCACCGTGGACCTCCACACCACCGTCCACGACCCGATCCTGCCCGACAAGGTGTCCCTCTTCGGCGGCGTCGTGGTCCCTCCGCGCTACCTCGCCCGGGTCGGTGACGAGGGCTTCGCCGCCCACCCCGTCGGCACCGGGCCCTTCGCCTTCAAGAGCTGGCGGCGCGACCACGAACTGCGGATGCGGGCCTACGAACACCACTGGGAGAGCAGGCCCCCGGTCGACGAACTCGTCTTCACCCCCGCGCCGAACGCCTCCTCCGCGCTCGCCGCCCTCCAGAGCGGAGGTGTGGACCTCGTCGCCGGACTGACCCCCGACGCGGCCCAGCAGCTCGACGGCTACACCGGCGTGAGCCTCGACAACCACACCGGCATCCGCACCTCGTACCTCTCCCTCGACACCCTCACCCCGGGTCCGCTCCAGGACCGCCGCGTGCGCCAGGCGCTCAACCACGCGATCGACGTGCCCCTGCTCATCAAGGCCGTCCTCGGCGGGAAGGCGACCGAGGTCCCCGCGATGATCCCGCGCGGCGCCTACGGATTCGACGCCGCCGTCAAGCCCTTCACCCGCTCCGTCGCCGGGGCCCGCGCCCTGCTCGCCGAGGCCGGGCACCCGGACGGCATCAGCACGGCCCTCACCGCGTCCAACGCGGACGCCAACGTCGCGGAGGCGGTCGCGGGACTGCTCGACCGCGCCGGGGTGCGCACCCGGGTCGAGCTCCTCGACCCCGGCACCTACTCGCAGCGCCTCACCTCCGACAACCACGGCGCGCTGGGCCCGATGTACCTGGCCGCCTCCACCGTGTGGACCCTCGACGGCGAGAGCATGATCCAGTCCAACGTACGCAGTGACCGGCGCCAGAGCCGCTGGCACAACGAGGAGGCCGACCGGCTCGTCGACATCGAGGAACTCTCGGTCGACCCGGAGGCCCGGCAGCGCGCCTTCTCCGGCCTCCAGCGCCTCATCAAGGCCGAGGCGCCCTTCGTGCCCCTCTACCAGGTCGACAACATCTACGCCCGCAACGAGAGGCCGCGCTGGACACCGGGGTTCGCCGGCGTCCTCGACATGGCGAGCGCGGAGGTCACCCGATGA
- a CDS encoding ATP-binding cassette domain-containing protein yields MTATAPPLLELEALRKEFGGRPGSVAVDDVSLTVHQGETLALVGESGCGKTTLTRLLLRLLEPTSGTVRFDGTDLFGLDAAALRTVRREMQVVLQDPYSSMNPRLRIVDIVAEPLVTHDPRARGRRGRAWTRQRVGELLEAVGLDDTILDRYPHEFSGGQRQRISIARAIGLEPSLVVLDEPTSALDVSVQARVLDLLAELQQRLGLTYVFVSHNLAVVRQVADRVAVMRRGRLVEVGTAQQVFTAPTHPYTRQLLDAVPIPDPVKARRARRAAPDCGEATAPHPAHDGAL; encoded by the coding sequence ATGACCGCCACAGCACCGCCTCTGCTGGAACTCGAAGCGCTGCGGAAGGAGTTCGGCGGCCGGCCCGGCAGCGTCGCGGTGGACGACGTGAGCCTCACCGTCCACCAGGGCGAAACCCTCGCCCTGGTGGGGGAGTCCGGCTGCGGCAAGACCACACTGACCCGGCTGCTGCTGCGCCTGCTGGAACCGACCTCGGGCACCGTACGTTTCGACGGCACCGACCTCTTCGGCCTCGACGCCGCCGCGCTGCGCACGGTCCGCCGCGAGATGCAGGTCGTCCTCCAGGACCCCTACTCCAGCATGAACCCGCGGCTGCGGATCGTGGACATCGTCGCCGAACCGCTCGTCACCCACGACCCGAGGGCCCGGGGCCGGCGCGGCCGGGCCTGGACCCGGCAGCGCGTCGGTGAACTCCTCGAAGCCGTCGGCCTCGACGACACGATCCTCGACCGCTATCCCCACGAGTTCTCCGGCGGCCAGCGCCAGCGCATCTCCATCGCGCGCGCGATCGGCCTCGAACCCAGCCTCGTGGTCCTCGACGAACCCACCAGCGCCCTCGACGTCTCCGTCCAGGCCCGCGTCCTCGACCTCCTCGCCGAGCTCCAGCAACGCCTCGGACTCACCTACGTCTTCGTGAGTCACAACCTCGCCGTCGTCCGGCAGGTGGCCGACCGGGTCGCCGTGATGCGCAGGGGCCGTCTGGTCGAGGTGGGAACCGCCCAGCAGGTGTTCACCGCCCCCACCCACCCGTACACGCGGCAGCTGCTCGACGCCGTACCGATCCCCGACCCCGTGAAGGCCCGACGGGCCCGGCGGGCCGCCCCGGACTGCGGAGAGGCAACCGCACCGCACCCCGCCCACGACGGCGCCCTGTGA
- a CDS encoding ABC transporter permease gives MSDLATLPAHGEDTERPAPPRRDVLPVLRRTAARLGTALLVLLCTATVAFFLVRLSGDPVKVLLPPDATAHQEGVLRHSLGLDRPLLTQYLDYLWGIPRLDFGDSLFYNQPVRAVLADRIPATLLLAAGALVVTLVVALPAGAVAAMRRGRATDRTVMTGVLLGQSTPPFWVGILLILVFAVGLHALPASGYGTFAHLVLPAVTLAVYSVAVVARLLRSSLIDVLGADHIRTARAKGFGPVKVVLTHGLRNASLPVVTVVGLEVGGLLGGAILTEQVFSWPGVGQLTIEAISNRDFPLVQATVLLFAATFVVVNLLVDLSYSLLDPRVRTSR, from the coding sequence ATGAGCGACCTCGCGACCCTCCCCGCCCACGGCGAGGACACCGAGCGGCCGGCCCCGCCCCGCCGCGACGTACTGCCCGTCCTGCGCAGGACCGCGGCCCGCCTCGGCACCGCGCTGCTCGTCCTGCTGTGCACCGCCACCGTGGCGTTCTTCCTCGTACGGCTCTCCGGAGACCCCGTCAAAGTCCTGCTGCCGCCGGACGCCACCGCCCACCAGGAAGGCGTACTGCGCCACAGCCTCGGGCTCGACCGCCCGCTGCTCACCCAGTACCTCGACTACCTGTGGGGCATTCCCCGCCTCGACTTCGGCGACTCCCTCTTCTACAACCAGCCGGTGCGCGCGGTCCTCGCCGACCGGATCCCCGCGACCCTCCTCCTGGCCGCCGGGGCGCTCGTCGTCACCCTCGTCGTCGCCCTCCCCGCCGGGGCCGTCGCCGCGATGCGCCGTGGCCGGGCCACCGACCGCACCGTGATGACGGGTGTCCTGCTCGGCCAGTCCACCCCGCCGTTCTGGGTCGGCATCCTGCTCATCCTGGTCTTCGCGGTCGGCCTGCACGCCCTGCCCGCCTCCGGCTACGGGACCTTCGCCCACCTCGTGCTGCCCGCCGTGACGCTCGCGGTGTACTCCGTCGCCGTCGTCGCCCGGCTCCTGCGCTCCTCCCTCATCGACGTACTGGGCGCCGACCACATACGCACCGCACGCGCCAAGGGGTTCGGTCCCGTCAAGGTCGTCCTCACCCACGGGTTGCGCAACGCCTCCCTGCCCGTCGTCACCGTCGTCGGCCTGGAGGTCGGCGGACTCCTCGGCGGCGCCATCCTCACCGAACAGGTCTTCTCCTGGCCGGGGGTCGGGCAGCTCACCATCGAAGCCATCTCCAACCGCGACTTCCCCCTCGTCCAGGCCACCGTGCTGCTGTTCGCCGCGACCTTCGTCGTGGTGAACCTGCTCGTCGACCTCTCCTACAGCCTCCTCGACCCGAGGGTGAGGACCTCCCGATGA
- a CDS encoding ABC transporter ATP-binding protein — MTSTTSAAPVLEIHDLRVDFRLATTTVHAVRGVSFSVAPGETLAVVGESGSGKSATALSALRLNPEPPCVYAGGHILLDGKDLLTRGERELGRIRGAELSMIFQDPMTSLDPLQRVGKQVAEVLRHHGGHSRSEARAAALSALDEVGIPDPERRYRQYPHELSGGLRQRVMIAAALVARPRVLIADEPTTALDVTVQRQILDLLVRLQQRHGMAVVLITHDLGVVAETADRVVVMHRGEAVESGDVHDVFARPEDPYTRQLLDATPRLETAG; from the coding sequence ATGACCTCCACCACCTCCGCAGCGCCGGTCCTCGAGATCCACGACCTGCGCGTCGACTTCCGCCTCGCCACCACGACCGTCCACGCCGTACGCGGAGTCAGCTTCTCCGTGGCGCCGGGGGAGACCCTCGCCGTCGTGGGCGAATCGGGCAGCGGCAAGTCGGCGACCGCGCTGTCCGCGCTCCGTCTCAACCCCGAACCGCCCTGCGTCTACGCGGGCGGCCACATCCTCCTCGACGGGAAGGACCTCCTCACCCGCGGCGAACGCGAACTCGGCCGGATCAGGGGCGCCGAACTGTCCATGATCTTCCAGGACCCGATGACCAGCCTCGACCCGCTGCAACGCGTCGGGAAGCAGGTCGCCGAGGTACTCCGCCACCACGGCGGCCACAGCCGGTCGGAAGCCAGGGCCGCCGCGCTGTCCGCCCTCGACGAGGTCGGCATCCCGGACCCCGAACGCCGCTACCGCCAGTACCCCCACGAGCTCTCCGGCGGACTGCGCCAGCGCGTCATGATCGCTGCCGCACTCGTCGCCCGCCCACGCGTGCTCATCGCCGACGAACCCACCACGGCGCTGGACGTCACCGTGCAGCGTCAGATCCTCGACCTCCTCGTCCGGCTCCAGCAGCGGCACGGCATGGCCGTCGTCCTCATCACCCACGACCTCGGCGTCGTCGCGGAGACCGCCGACCGCGTGGTGGTCATGCACCGCGGTGAGGCCGTCGAGAGCGGGGACGTCCACGACGTCTTCGCCCGCCCCGAGGACCCCTACACCCGCCAGCTGCTCGACGCGACGCCCCGACTGGAGACCGCCGGATGA
- a CDS encoding ROK family protein has translation MAHERSPLRLVPDPVPGPVVRAVPGTLGAVELLPGRVRAALLDRSGTVLERAEAEFDAASPRPAGVDEALARVAAVFEGRRPSGIGVAAAGVIDPAGGRVIEVNEAPALRGYRVAERLEGLTGAPVRVEHRARVQVLGDRWFGPGRGRRSFASVSTGEVLGVGILYEGEVLAPEGGRSGAHMTVSASGEPCTCGRRGCWKTVATTRWLRRRAEALGLGAAGGSLGELVASRDEAARALVAEYAENLVLGLATVQQLFACGLFVLHGEAREGGEPFRALVESRLRSDALGGGELPRVVVSEAAVDDVALLGGAGLVLSGR, from the coding sequence ATGGCGCATGAACGTTCTCCCTTGCGGTTGGTGCCGGACCCCGTGCCGGGTCCGGTGGTGCGGGCCGTCCCCGGCACGCTGGGGGCCGTGGAGCTGCTCCCCGGCCGGGTCCGTGCGGCGCTGCTCGACCGGTCGGGCACGGTGCTCGAACGGGCCGAGGCGGAGTTCGACGCGGCGTCCCCGCGTCCCGCCGGGGTCGACGAGGCGCTCGCGCGGGTGGCCGCCGTGTTCGAGGGGCGCCGTCCGTCGGGGATCGGCGTCGCGGCGGCGGGGGTGATCGATCCGGCGGGCGGCCGGGTGATCGAGGTCAACGAGGCGCCGGCGCTGCGCGGCTACCGGGTGGCCGAGCGGCTGGAGGGGCTGACCGGTGCGCCCGTACGGGTCGAGCACCGTGCGCGGGTCCAGGTCCTCGGGGACCGGTGGTTCGGTCCCGGCCGGGGGCGGCGTTCCTTCGCCTCGGTGTCCACCGGCGAGGTGCTGGGGGTGGGCATCCTGTACGAGGGTGAGGTGCTGGCCCCGGAGGGCGGCCGCAGTGGCGCGCACATGACGGTTTCCGCCAGTGGTGAGCCCTGCACGTGCGGGCGTCGCGGCTGCTGGAAGACGGTGGCCACCACACGCTGGCTGCGCCGGCGCGCCGAGGCGCTGGGTCTCGGGGCGGCGGGTGGATCGCTCGGGGAACTGGTCGCGTCGCGGGACGAGGCGGCCCGGGCCCTGGTGGCGGAGTACGCGGAGAATCTGGTGCTGGGGCTCGCGACGGTCCAGCAGCTCTTCGCCTGCGGGCTCTTCGTCCTGCACGGGGAGGCCCGTGAGGGCGGGGAGCCGTTCCGTGCCCTGGTCGAGTCGCGACTGCGCTCGGACGCGCTCGGCGGTGGAGAGCTTCCCCGTGTGGTGGTGAGCGAGGCGGCGGTGGACGATGTCGCGCTGCTCGGCGGGGCGGGTCTCGTGCTGTCGGGCCGGTAG
- a CDS encoding ABC transporter permease, protein MTTVPTGPALAGDRAPAAPSHRTAALRTLLRNRLAVAALAFLALVVICALSAPLIAPADPNAQDLLDRLRPPAWQHGGSAAHLLGTDQLGRDLLSRVIYGTRVSLLVGAGAALLAGVIGTLVGLASGYFGGWPDRVLMRVADVQLAFPAILLALAVVGFLGSGLWYVILVLGVTGWVSYARVVRSEVLSLRSRDFITEARAIGVGDATIMRRHLLPNVMAPLATIGTLHVAAAVVAEASLSYLGLGVPKETVTWGSMLADGQLYLGTSWWVAVFPGVALMLTSLAVNITGDALRDVADPKAYRR, encoded by the coding sequence ATGACGACCGTCCCCACCGGCCCGGCGCTCGCCGGTGACCGCGCCCCCGCCGCACCCTCCCACCGGACGGCGGCGCTGCGCACACTGCTGCGCAACCGGCTCGCCGTCGCCGCCCTCGCCTTCCTCGCCCTCGTCGTGATCTGCGCGCTGTCCGCCCCGCTCATCGCGCCCGCCGACCCCAACGCACAGGACCTGCTGGACCGGCTCCGGCCGCCCGCCTGGCAGCACGGCGGCAGCGCCGCCCACCTCCTCGGCACCGACCAGCTCGGCCGCGACCTGCTCTCCCGCGTCATCTACGGCACCCGTGTCTCGCTGCTCGTCGGTGCGGGCGCGGCCCTCCTGGCCGGGGTCATCGGCACCCTCGTCGGCCTCGCCTCCGGCTACTTCGGCGGCTGGCCCGACCGCGTCCTCATGCGCGTCGCCGACGTCCAGCTCGCGTTCCCCGCGATCCTGCTCGCCCTCGCCGTCGTCGGCTTCCTCGGGTCCGGCCTCTGGTACGTGATCCTCGTCCTCGGCGTGACCGGATGGGTGTCGTACGCCCGCGTCGTCCGCTCCGAGGTGCTGTCCCTGCGCTCCCGGGACTTCATCACCGAAGCCCGCGCCATCGGCGTAGGCGACGCCACGATCATGCGCCGGCATCTCCTGCCCAACGTGATGGCGCCGCTCGCCACCATCGGCACCCTCCACGTCGCCGCAGCCGTCGTCGCCGAGGCCTCGCTCAGCTATCTCGGGCTCGGCGTCCCCAAGGAGACCGTGACCTGGGGCTCGATGCTCGCCGACGGACAGCTCTACCTCGGCACCTCATGGTGGGTCGCCGTCTTCCCCGGCGTCGCACTCATGCTCACCTCCCTCGCCGTCAACATCACCGGCGACGCCCTGCGCGACGTCGCGGACCCGAAGGCATATCGCCGATGA